A stretch of Hemiscyllium ocellatum isolate sHemOce1 chromosome 38, sHemOce1.pat.X.cur, whole genome shotgun sequence DNA encodes these proteins:
- the LOC132833902 gene encoding deleted in malignant brain tumors 1 protein-like — translation MAEYSVHSCWDVINCNLKIVIKEVVELIIYDTSVNSSGSCGNQSLFSLTYSSFDGSEGPSFNSMAFSKIFVIRSARMHYFIIKHRIMDNIDPAIVLEGHSIRVRVMDGTDSCSGRVEVYYDNTWRAVCDDYWDMTDANVVCKQIGCGTALTAPASAHFGPASSSFWLDDVKCAGTESDLFQCPFNAPGDHNCSPNEAASVTCSDPIAIRLRDGNGPCSGRVEIYYNNSWGAVCDNSWDIIDANVACRQIGCGPAQSAPGNAHFGPAQSSFWLDDVGCKGTEWNLYQCQSNSLGKHNCQPNEAASAICSDPIAIRLMDGNGPCSGRVEIYYNNSWGAVCDDSWDIIDANVACRQIGCGPAQSAPGNAHFGPAQSSFWLDDVGCKGTEWNLYQCQSNSLGKHNCQPNEAASAICSDPIAVRLRDGNGPCSGRVEIYYNNSWGAVCDDSWDIIDANVACQQIGCGPAQSAPGNAHFGPAQSSFWLDDVGCKGTEWNLYQCQSNSLGKHNCQPNEAASAICSDPIAVRLRDGNGPCSGRVEIYYNNSWGAVCDDSWDIIDANVACRQIGCGPAQSAPGNAHFGPAQSSFWLDDVGCKGTEWNLYQCQSNSLGKHNCQPNEAASAICSDPIAVRLRDGNGPCSGRVEIYYNNSWGAVCDDSWDIIDANVACQQIGCGPAQSAPGNAHFGPAQSSFWLDDVGCKGTEWNLYQCQSNSLGKHNCQPNEAASAICSDPIAVRLRDGNGPCSGRVEIYYNNSWGAVCDDSWDIIDANVACQQIGCGPAQSAPGNAHFGPAQSSFWLDDVGCKGTEWNLYQCQSNSLGKHNCQPNEAASAICSDPIAVRLRDGNGPCSGRVEIYYNNSWGAVCDDSWDIIDANVACQQIGCGPAQSAPGNAHFGPAQSSFWLDDVGCKGTEWNLYQCQSNSLGKHNCQPNEAASAICSEQFQVRIMDGDNKCSGRVEVFHNATWGTVCDDDWDLSDAQVVCTELSCGFAHEAPGNAKFGEGLSSIWLDSVQCNGSESNLWKCQSSALGQHNCQHSEDASVICSNRPPKPILSLDVKREVFTPKETLQLKCTTQSYYVGSTFYLKKTGDSSFGDTQTAPEGAYSMIFFIHDMDLSHSGNYTCHYQTNKSGLARNSSSSDSVNVVVTERL, via the exons ATGGCAGAGTATTCTGTTCACAGTTGTTGGGATGTCATTAACTGCAATTTGAAGATTGTCATCAaag AAGTTGTCGAA CTAATCATTTATGATACTTCGGTCAACAGCTCGGGCTCATGTGGTAATCAAAGCCTGTTTTCGTTGACTTACAGTTCATTTGATGGTTCTGAGGGGCCAAGCTTCAACAG TATGGCTTTCTCAAAAATATTTGTGATAAGGAGTGCAAGAATGCACTACTTTATAATTAAACACCGGATAATGGACAATATTGATCCAGCTATTGTGTTGGAAGGAC ATTCAATCCGAGTGAGGGTGATGGATGGCACAGACTCATGTTCCGGGAGAGTGGAAGTGTATTATGACAATACATGGAGGGCGGTCTGCGATGATTACTGGGATATGACTGACGCCAACGTTGTTTGCAAGCAAATAGGCTGTGGAACAGCTTTAACAGCCCCTGCCAGCGCTCATTTTGGACCTGCGTCCAGTTCTTTCTGGTTGGATGACGTAAAGTGCGCAGGGACAGAGTCCGACTTGTTCCAGTGCCCATTCAACGCGCCGGGGGACCACAACTGCAGTCCGAACGAGGCTGCGTCTGTCACTTGTTCAG ATCCGATTGCAATACGACTGAGGGATGGGAATGGTCCCTGTTCGGGGAGAGTTGAGATCTATTACAACAACAGCTGGGGAGCCGTCTGCGATAATAGTTGGGACATCATTGATGCGAATGTCGCTTGTCGGCAAATTGGATGTGGACCTGCCCAATCAGCTCCAGGCAACGCTCACTTTGGACCAGCACAGTCTTCCTTCTGGTTGGACGATGTTGGTTGTAAAGGCACTGAGTGGAATCTGTACCAGTGTCAATCGAACTCATTGGGCAAGCACAACTGCCAACCTAACGAGGCAGCGTCTGCTATTTGTTCAG ATCCGATTGCAATACGACTGATGGATGGGAATGGTCCCTGTTCGGGGAGAGTTGAGATCTATTACAACAACAGCTGGGGAGCCGTCTGCGATGATAGTTGGGACATCATTGATGCGAATGTCGCTTGTCGGCAAATTGGATGTGGACCTGCCCAATCAGCTCCAGGCAACGCTCACTTTGGGCCAGCACAGTCTTCCTTCTGGTTGGATGATGTTGGTTGTAAAGGCACTGAGTGGAATCTGTACCAGTGTCAATCGAACTCACTGGGCAAGCACAACTGCCAACCTAACGAGGCAGCGTCTGCTATTTGTTCAG ATCCGATTGCAGTACGACTGAGGGATGGGAATGGTCCCTGTTCGGGGAGAGTTGAGATCTATTACAACAACAGCTGGGGAGCCGTCTGCGATGATAGTTGGGACATCATTGATGCGAATGTCGCTTGTCAGCAAATTGGATGTGGACCTGCCCAGTCAGCTCCAGGCAACGCTCACTTTGGACCAGCACAGTCTTCCTTCTGGTTGGACGATGTTGGTTGTAAAGGCACTGAGTGGAATCTGTACCAGTGTCAATCGAACTCATTGGGCAAGCACAACTGCCAACCTAACGAGGCAGCGTCTGCTATTTGTTCAG ATCCGATTGCAGTACGACTGAGGGATGGGAATGGTCCCTGTTCGGGGAGAGTTGAGATCTATTACAACAACAGCTGGGGAGCCGTCTGCGATGATAGTTGGGACATCATTGATGCGAATGTCGCTTGTCGGCAAATTGGATGTGGACCTGCCCAGTCAGCTCCAGGCAACGCTCACTTTGGACCAGCACAGTCTTCCTTCTGGTTGGACGATGTTGGTTGTAAAGGCACTGAGTGGAATCTGTACCAGTGTCAATCGAACTCATTGGGCAAGCACAACTGCCAACCTAACGAGGCAGCGTCTGCTATTTGTTCAG ATCCGATTGCAGTACGACTGAGGGATGGGAATGGTCCCTGTTCGGGGAGAGTTGAGATCTATTACAACAACAGCTGGGGAGCCGTCTGCGATGATAGTTGGGACATCATTGATGCGAATGTCGCTTGTCAGCAAATTGGATGTGGACCTGCCCAGTCAGCTCCAGGCAACGCTCACTTTGGACCAGCACAGTCTTCCTTCTGGTTGGACGATGTTGGTTGTAAAGGCACTGAGTGGAATCTGTACCAGTGTCAATCGAACTCATTGGGCAAGCACAACTGCCAACCTAACGAGGCAGCGTCTGCTATTTGTTCAG ATCCGATTGCAGTACGACTGAGGGATGGGAATGGTCCCTGTTCGGGGAGAGTTGAGATCTATTACAACAACAGCTGGGGAGCCGTCTGCGATGATAGTTGGGACATCATTGATGCGAATGTCGCTTGTCAGCAAATTGGATGTGGACCTGCCCAGTCAGCTCCAGGCAACGCTCACTTTGGACCAGCACAGTCTTCCTTCTGGTTGGACGATGTTGGTTGTAAAGGCACTGAGTGGAATCTGTACCAGTGTCAATCGAACTCATTGGGCAAGCACAACTGCCAACCTAACGAGGCAGCGTCTGCTATTTGTTCAG ATCCGATTGCAGTACGACTGAGGGATGGGAATGGTCCCTGTTCGGGGAGAGTTGAGATCTATTACAACAACAGCTGGGGAGCCGTCTGCGATGATAGTTGGGACATCATTGATGCGAATGTCGCTTGTCAGCAAATTGGATGTGGACCTGCCCAGTCAGCTCCAGGCAACGCTCACTTTGGACCAGCACAGTCTTCCTTCTGGTTGGACGATGTTGGTTGTAAAGGCACTGAGTGGAATCTGTACCAGTGTCAATCGAACTCATTGGGCAAGCACAACTGCCAACCTAACGAGGCAGCGTCTGCTATTTGTTCAG AACAATTCCAGGTCAGAATTATGGATGGAGACAATAAGTGTTCAGGGAGAGTGGAAGTCTTTCACAATGCAACATGGGGCACAGTCTGTGATGATGATTGGGACCTAAGTGATGCTCAGGTTGTCTGCACCGAGTTGAGTTGTGGCTTCGCCCACGAGGCGCCCGGAAATGCCAAATTTGGGGAAGGCCTATCATCGATTTGGCTGGACTCCGTCCAATGCAATGGGTCTGAATCAAACCTCTGGAAGTGCCAGTCAAGCGCCCTGGGTCAGCACAACTGCCAACACAGCGAGGATGCATCTGTAATCTGTTCCA